From one Deltaproteobacteria bacterium CG2_30_66_27 genomic stretch:
- a CDS encoding translation initiation factor IF-1, which yields MAKEEAIEIEGTVIEPLPNAMFRVELDNKMRVLAHISGKMRMHFIKILPGDRVTVQLTPYDLTRGRITYRSK from the coding sequence ATGGCGAAAGAAGAAGCGATAGAAATCGAGGGAACGGTGATCGAACCGTTGCCGAATGCCATGTTCCGGGTGGAGCTCGACAACAAGATGAGGGTGCTCGCGCACATCTCCGGCAAGATGCGGATGCACTTCATTAAGATCCTGCCGGGGGATCGGGTCACCGTACAGTTGACGCCGTACGACCTGACCCGGGGACGGATCACCTACCGATCGAAGTGA
- a CDS encoding 50S ribosomal protein L36 encodes MKVRPSVRKICVKCKVIRRKGVVRVICENPKHKQRQG; translated from the coding sequence ATGAAAGTCAGGCCGTCGGTGAGAAAAATTTGCGTCAAGTGCAAGGTCATCCGTCGAAAAGGCGTTGTCCGGGTGATCTGCGAGAACCCGAAGCACAAGCAGCGCCAGGGATAG
- a CDS encoding 30S ribosomal protein S13, with protein sequence MARIAGVDIPKTKKIGTALTYIYGIGPISAAKILEEAHVSPDLRTSTLGEDQIARIRDVIDANYRVEGDLRKEISMNIKRLMDLGAYRGLRHRKGLPARGQRTHTNARTRKGPRKGAVAKKKEATKK encoded by the coding sequence TTGGCGCGAATAGCGGGAGTGGACATTCCAAAGACGAAGAAGATCGGGACGGCCCTTACGTACATCTACGGAATCGGACCGATCTCCGCGGCGAAGATCCTCGAGGAGGCGCACGTCTCGCCGGATTTGAGGACGAGTACGCTGGGCGAGGACCAGATCGCCAGGATCCGGGACGTGATCGACGCCAATTATCGTGTCGAGGGGGACCTGCGCAAGGAAATATCGATGAACATCAAGCGGCTGATGGACCTCGGGGCATACCGGGGCCTTCGGCACCGCAAAGGGCTGCCGGCACGGGGTCAGCGTACCCATACGAACGCCCGGACCCGGAAGGGGCCGCGCAAGGGAGCCGTCGCAAAGAAGAAGGAAGCCACCAAGAAATAA
- a CDS encoding 30S ribosomal protein S11 yields MATPKKKGKKKVRRNVPVGIAHIQATFNNTIITITDPDGNTLAWASAGAKGFKGSRKSTPFAATVAAEEVAKKAMENGVNTVTVQIKGPGSGREAALRSLQASGLKVNFIRDVTPIPHNGCRPPKRRRV; encoded by the coding sequence ATGGCAACGCCGAAAAAGAAAGGGAAGAAGAAGGTCCGCCGGAACGTGCCGGTCGGGATCGCCCACATCCAGGCGACCTTCAACAACACGATCATCACGATCACCGATCCGGACGGGAACACCCTTGCGTGGGCGAGCGCGGGCGCAAAGGGATTCAAGGGGTCCAGGAAAAGCACCCCGTTCGCGGCTACGGTGGCCGCCGAGGAAGTCGCGAAAAAGGCGATGGAAAACGGCGTGAACACCGTGACCGTCCAGATCAAGGGACCCGGATCCGGCCGCGAGGCCGCGCTTCGGTCACTCCAGGCCTCCGGCCTGAAGGTGAACTTCATCCGGGACGTGACGCCGATTCCGCACAACGGATGCCGGCCGCCGAAGCGCCGTCGCGTCTGA
- a CDS encoding 30S ribosomal protein S4, with the protein MARYREAVCRLCRREGVELYLKGDRCFTDKCAIKRRGYPPGQHGQRRQKHSDYGVQLREKQKAKRIYGLLERQFRNYFEKAEMIKGKTGENLLILLERRLDSVAYKLGFAPTRRESRQIVRHGHFLVNGKKVNIPSFLVRSGDVLELREKSRKIPNVNESLDAVVRKGIPAWLELERDSFRGKIKTLPSRADIQEPIQEQLIVELYSK; encoded by the coding sequence TTGGCAAGGTATCGTGAGGCCGTCTGCAGGCTCTGTCGTCGGGAAGGGGTAGAGCTCTACCTGAAGGGAGATCGCTGCTTCACCGACAAGTGCGCCATCAAGAGGAGAGGGTATCCGCCGGGCCAGCACGGCCAGCGGCGCCAGAAGCATAGCGACTACGGTGTCCAACTGCGCGAGAAGCAGAAGGCGAAGCGGATCTACGGCCTGCTGGAGCGACAGTTCCGGAACTACTTCGAGAAGGCGGAAATGATCAAGGGGAAGACCGGCGAGAACCTGCTGATCCTCCTCGAGCGCCGTCTCGACAGCGTCGCCTACAAGCTGGGGTTTGCCCCGACCCGGCGGGAAAGCCGTCAGATCGTCCGGCACGGGCACTTCCTCGTGAACGGGAAGAAGGTGAACATTCCGTCCTTCCTCGTTCGTTCGGGGGACGTCCTCGAGCTGCGCGAGAAGAGCCGGAAAATTCCGAACGTGAACGAGTCGCTCGACGCCGTGGTCCGAAAGGGGATCCCGGCATGGCTCGAGCTCGAACGCGACAGTTTCCGAGGGAAGATCAAGACCCTGCCGTCCCGGGCGGACATCCAGGAGCCGATCCAGGAACAGCTGATCGTCGAGCTCTACTCGAAGTAA
- a CDS encoding DNA-directed RNA polymerase subunit alpha has translation MFQRNWKQLIKPRRIEVQTDTATFNYGKFVAEPLERGFGTTLGNALRRILLSSLQGGAITSVRIEGVQHEFSTMTGVVEDVTDVVLNLKEVRLRMHSPEQRTLVLEAKGPRRVKASDISPDPMVEILNRDHHIAELSANAKLRMEMTVRMGKSYVSAERNLEENAPIGTIPIDAIFSPIRKVNFSVTNARVGQQTDYDRLTLEVWTDGSLLPADAVAYAAKIMKDQLTVFINFDDEAEIPDEPVRIEEGGANENLYKPVEELELSVRAYNCLKNADIKYIGELVQKSEQEMLKTKNFGKKSLNEIKDVLVGMGFSLGMKIDQFTPEMISPPRKED, from the coding sequence ATGTTTCAGAGAAACTGGAAACAGCTGATCAAGCCGCGCCGCATCGAGGTCCAGACCGACACGGCGACGTTCAATTACGGGAAATTCGTGGCCGAACCCCTCGAGCGGGGCTTCGGAACAACCTTGGGAAACGCGCTTCGCAGGATCCTTCTGTCCTCCTTGCAGGGCGGCGCCATCACCTCCGTCCGCATCGAGGGGGTGCAGCACGAGTTCTCCACGATGACGGGGGTCGTCGAGGACGTCACCGACGTCGTCCTCAACCTCAAGGAGGTCCGCCTCCGGATGCATTCGCCGGAGCAGCGCACGCTGGTCCTTGAGGCGAAGGGGCCGCGCCGTGTGAAGGCTTCCGATATCTCCCCGGATCCGATGGTGGAGATCCTCAACCGGGACCACCACATCGCGGAGCTCTCCGCGAACGCAAAGCTGCGGATGGAGATGACCGTCCGGATGGGGAAGAGCTACGTGTCGGCCGAGCGGAACCTCGAGGAGAACGCCCCGATCGGAACGATTCCCATCGACGCCATCTTCTCCCCGATCCGGAAGGTCAATTTCTCGGTTACCAACGCCCGGGTCGGGCAACAGACCGACTACGACCGCCTTACGCTCGAAGTATGGACCGACGGCTCCCTCCTACCCGCCGACGCGGTCGCCTACGCGGCGAAGATCATGAAGGACCAGTTGACCGTCTTCATCAATTTCGACGACGAGGCGGAGATCCCCGACGAGCCGGTGCGGATCGAGGAAGGGGGGGCGAACGAGAATCTCTACAAGCCGGTGGAAGAGCTGGAGCTCTCGGTTCGCGCCTACAACTGCCTGAAGAATGCCGATATCAAATATATCGGGGAGCTCGTCCAGAAAAGCGAGCAGGAAATGCTGAAGACAAAGAACTTCGGGAAGAAGAGCCTCAACGAGATCAAGGATGTCCTGGTCGGGATGGGGTTCTCCCTCGGAATGAAGATCGACCAGTTCACTCCGGAAATGATCAGCCCGCCGCGGAAAGAGGATTGA
- a CDS encoding 50S ribosomal protein L17: MRHGMDHRKLGRKPAHRKALLRNLMNALVHAERIETTVAKAKELRPLADRLITLGKAATLHSRRRVFSLLTDKEATDKLFATLAGRFVGRQGGYTRILRTGFRVGDGAEMAIIEYLPAHEKKAGGKGKEKTAAKKAPAKDAGKKKEAKKPPRPAARKVKQASPKETKPRASRAQTQKTPEGGQG, encoded by the coding sequence ATGCGCCATGGAATGGACCACAGGAAACTGGGAAGGAAACCCGCGCACCGCAAGGCGCTGCTGCGGAATTTGATGAACGCGCTCGTTCACGCCGAGCGGATCGAGACTACCGTTGCGAAAGCCAAGGAATTGCGGCCGCTTGCGGACCGTTTGATCACCCTCGGGAAGGCCGCGACGCTCCATTCCCGACGACGCGTCTTTTCGCTCCTGACCGACAAGGAGGCTACCGACAAGCTGTTCGCGACGCTGGCGGGCCGTTTCGTGGGGCGCCAGGGGGGATACACACGGATCCTCCGGACGGGCTTCCGGGTCGGGGACGGCGCAGAGATGGCGATCATCGAGTACCTTCCGGCGCATGAGAAGAAGGCCGGCGGAAAGGGAAAGGAAAAAACGGCCGCGAAGAAGGCGCCCGCGAAGGACGCGGGAAAGAAGAAGGAGGCGAAGAAGCCGCCGCGGCCGGCGGCGAGGAAGGTGAAGCAGGCCTCTCCGAAGGAGACGAAACCTCGCGCCTCGCGGGCGCAGACGCAGAAGACGCCGGAGGGCGGGCAAGGGTAG